A segment of the Plectropomus leopardus isolate mb unplaced genomic scaffold, YSFRI_Pleo_2.0 unplaced_scaffold11716, whole genome shotgun sequence genome:
GGGTTGTTAAACATAAAGAGAGCTCATGCACAGATTGATGGAGCGATTATTGGGAATCGGTGGGAATCAAGTACCCGGACAAAATTTCATCTTACACCGGCCAGATAAAATTACCCAAGCCAAGATTTGTCTGTATTATtgttgtataatattttttctctgttgttgcaGTTGGCGCTAGATATGTGGAGAAGGCTAATGATCGAGCCCCTTCAGGCTGTCCTCATCCGGATGTTGCTTAATGAAAtcaaaaagtatgtttttccCACAAGCTTAGCCTCAAgaaacaatttttgaaaatctGAAATTCTTGAATAGCTGTGATATAGATTTCTGTCCTTCTGCAATGTTACCACTGAGAGGAATAGTGTATTTAGTGCTGGTAATCTAATTGTACACTCATTTGTGTTTAACTGTTACAATTACAGTGCCTGAGTTCTAGCCTTTGACAGTGTTAATGTAGTCTAATTGGGCTGCAGTATTTAACCTACACTTAACACTGTTCACACTATGCTGATGATTTCAGTGCTCAgctaaaagaaacaaaaaaaacaatgcaaacatcATGGCTTACGCTAGCTTCGTCATGTCTTACAGCGATCGTTGTGGCGAGAACCCCAACCAGAAGGTAATCCACGGGGTCATCAACTCCTTTGTTCATGTTGAACAGTACAAGAAGAAGTTTCCACTAAAGGTGAGCCAACACATACTGACCCCGAGCATTACAattccttgcattttttttttttttatatctgattgttaaattacagattttttgttgCAGTACTTGAAATTACAGTTCATCCcaatatcaaaaacacatatttttctcttatctgtagtgctgtttattaatctagatACTTGTGGTGTgactgccaaaaacatgtttgaaaaactcaacagataTGCCTCTGGAAATTTCGACCC
Coding sequences within it:
- the LOC121963565 gene encoding cullin-2-like; amino-acid sequence: MNEPLMEIGELALDMWRRLMIEPLQAVLIRMLLNEIKNDRCGENPNQKVIHGVINSFVHVEQYKKKFPLKFYQEIFEGPFLTKTGEYYKQEASNLLQESNCSQYMEK